The Coffea eugenioides isolate CCC68of chromosome 8, Ceug_1.0, whole genome shotgun sequence genome has a segment encoding these proteins:
- the LOC113780481 gene encoding cytosolic sulfotransferase 15-like has product MDEFQELLQTIPKEVNWDGRWLYYYNNFWCPERALKSTIFFQRNFKAKDSDIILASIPKSGTTWLKSLSFSIINRKKCTIPESPLLITNPHDLVRSMEYGLFLNSENPDLEAFSCPRIFSTHLPYHALPQSILNTKCRTIYICRNPLDQFISLWHFLLENSSEDQQKALPIDEAVELFCKGLYPFGPVWDHAEGYWNASLNDVQKVVFLKYEDLKMDATSHVKMLAEFLGFPFSPEEVENGAVEEIVKLCSLENLKYLEVNKNNGVVKSPNVKFKARSDFRKGEVGDWKKFLIIPWQNVTKRLWRKSWENLVWHLSCYKC; this is encoded by the coding sequence ATGGATGAATTTCAAGAATTGCTACAAACAATTCCTAAAGAAGTAAACTGGGATGGCCGGTGGCTATACTACTACAACAATTTTTGGTGTCCAGAAAGAGCGCTTAAATCCACAATTTTCTTTCAAAGAAACTTCAAAGCTAAGGATTCCGACATTATCTTAGCATCCATCCCTAAATCAGGCACCACTTGGCTAAAATCACTAAGCTTTAGCATCATCAACCGCAAGAAGTGCACAATACCAGAGAGCCCTCTCCTCATCACCAATCCTCATGATCTTGTAAGATCCATGGAGTATGGTTTATTTCTGAATAGCGAAAATCCTGATCTTGAGGCCTTCTCATGTCCAAGAATTTTCTCAACACATCTACCCTACCATGCCCTTcctcaatcaattttgaataccAAATGTCGCACAATTTATATATGTAGAAACCCTTTGGATCAGTTCATTTCTCTCTGGCattttttgcttgaaaatagTAGTGAAGATCAGCAAAAAGCACTTCCTATTGATGAAGCTgtagaattattttgcaaaggTTTATACCCTTTTGGTCCCGTTTGGGATCATGCTGAGGGGTACTGGAATGCAAGCCTAAATGATGTTCAAAAGGTGGTGTTTCTCAAGTACGAGGATCTCAAAATGGATGCAACTTCTCACGTGAAGATGCTAGCAGAGTTCTTGGGATTTCCTTTTTCTCCAGAGGAAGTTGAAAATGGTGCAGTCGAAGAAATAGTTAAGCTTTGTAGCTTAGAGAATCTCAAGTATTTGGAGGTGAACAAGAATAATGGTGTTGTTAAATCTCCAAATGTTAAGTTTAAGGCTCGTTCCGATTTCAGAAAGGGAGAAGTGGGAGATTGGAAAAAATTTCTCATAATTCCATGGCAGAACGTTACAAAAAGATTATGGAGGAAAAGTTGGGAAAATCTGGTTTGGCATTTGAGCTGTTATAAATGTTAA